The segment ttaagaatgcTAAAATAGTTGAATGCAACCTAATTTACTGATGACTTTCAAAGCTTTATTTTACATTGGGTTGCACCATTATTACAAAGGATTTATCCTAAGAGACCTAATACAAGTGTTTGGCTGTTCCTAATTAGCAAGTTTTGAACATTCTTTATGatctttttgtttatataatcAGTTGAAAACTCAGTGAAAACTCAGGGAAGTTGACTTATTTTTATCAAGGAGCATTTGACTTTTTATTCATAATCATAAGATTTGGTGAAATTGTTGACCAATCTAAACATGCAGGTTCTTTAACCAACAAACCTCAAATTTGATGTTATgtgatattgtttttgtttccaaacatttaatgtttcaaaatttacttcgctcctcgcttacctgtctcctcacaaccttagcacctcattctaccgtgcctataaagtcctggtaaataaataacactgtgcgccctctatgaccggaccccccttccggtccctcctcctttttcattctaccattccaagtgcctacacgcatatttttcttgtggatagtttccttggaaaattgtcttggttttcttcgacgatcgccggaagttttttagcttcggatctttagaagtttgacagtcctttcctgaccgataagtatcctttttatcaaaaagggagggttttggggactgttttcgtagtgcgtttcctcctcgggttggtttgcggcggggttagcagttccgcgaaactgcctaggttcccgccctattcctccccacgctgtagcgtgttgttgtttttgtgttttcttagcttgtttactagctttcttccccccaattagtttctctcgtcccccttttggggattcatattgctcacatatattcactctttttcgtatgtatttctcgctctctcatttttgtttcagcttgcattttcatgttaggccaccccgtagcgttaccttgtttaccgttgctaggttacgctacgctccacctaaacctaattccctccctagttctcccctcttacgttaagcttctattgttgttcatttatcactaagaagtaatcttccttaatccggttattcagcatgtcacgcaatccattgaagtgcatcaactgctctatgtttcgcccaggcagagcctgggacgaacacgacctttgtccaaaatgcagatcctgcactcgacgagacccctgcctggtgtgtattaagtttacaccagctCAGTGGCAGGACATCGACCTGTGGCTCGAGGGCTTACGTAGCAAGCTCCAGGGAAGGCTGGACTCGATCCCGAGCGCAATCGGGGCGCCGGAGGCTCCAGGAATAACGGGagatagagaggaggagggagtagtagagagagaggtggaggagagtggccaggagagggccgaaggagagaaagaggtagagagagaggaaagagaaagagaaagaattcccctaacggccccggctacgtccggatcagttacggccagagggaagggcaggagcaaaggcaaggctcctgccagGAAAAGACCTCCAAAGCAGAGGCACAGCTCGGCCGGGCTGGAGACTCCGTCTCAGTCTGG is part of the Apostichopus japonicus isolate 1M-3 chromosome 11, ASM3797524v1, whole genome shotgun sequence genome and harbors:
- the LOC139976070 gene encoding uncharacterized protein, with the protein product MSRNPLKCINCSMFRPGRAWDEHDLCPKCRSCTRRDPCLVCIKFTPAQWQDIDLWLEGLRSKLQGRLDSIPSAIGAPEAPGITGDREEEGVVEREVEESGQERAEGEKEVEREERERERIPLTAPATSGSVTARGKGRSKGKAPARKRPPKQRHSSAGLETPSQSGPQLNRPTERGRPAVGGSGPKERATRGDAETEPVPFQGAGEAGSDGDPGPRK